The following coding sequences lie in one Streptomyces sp. NBC_00510 genomic window:
- a CDS encoding ABC transporter ATP-binding protein has protein sequence MDGGTMTAAARDEPPLLDVRDLHVEFRTRDGVARAVNGVSYAVRPRQTLAVLGESGSGKSVTAQAVMGILDSPPGFVTRGEILFHGEDLLTMGAEERRKVRGARMAMIFQDALSALNPVLTVGEQLGEMFRVHRGMSRKDARARAVELMDRVRIPAARERVGQYPHQFSGGMRQRIMIAMALALEPELIIADEPTTALDVTVQAQVMELLAELQREYGMGLILITHDLGVVADVADHIAVMYAGRIVETAPVHEIYKRPAHPYTKGLLDSIPRLDQKGQELYAIKGLPPNLLRIPTGCAFHPRCPLAQEVCATDEPELYRISARRGSACHFWRECLGEHQR, from the coding sequence ATGGACGGAGGAACGATGACCGCCGCGGCCCGGGACGAGCCGCCCCTGCTCGACGTACGCGACCTGCACGTGGAGTTCCGCACCCGGGACGGCGTCGCGCGGGCCGTCAACGGGGTCTCCTACGCGGTGCGCCCCCGTCAGACGCTCGCCGTGCTCGGCGAGTCCGGCTCCGGCAAGTCGGTGACCGCGCAGGCCGTCATGGGCATCCTCGACTCGCCGCCCGGGTTCGTCACCCGCGGCGAGATCCTCTTCCACGGCGAGGACCTGCTCACCATGGGCGCCGAGGAGCGCCGCAAGGTGCGCGGCGCCAGGATGGCGATGATCTTCCAGGACGCGCTGTCCGCCCTCAACCCCGTGCTGACCGTCGGCGAGCAGCTCGGCGAGATGTTCCGGGTCCACCGGGGGATGTCCCGCAAGGACGCCCGGGCCAGGGCGGTGGAGCTGATGGACCGGGTGCGGATCCCCGCGGCGCGCGAACGCGTCGGGCAGTACCCGCACCAGTTCTCCGGCGGCATGCGCCAGCGCATCATGATCGCGATGGCGCTGGCCCTGGAGCCGGAGCTGATCATCGCGGACGAGCCCACCACCGCGCTGGACGTCACCGTGCAGGCACAGGTCATGGAGCTCCTGGCCGAACTGCAGCGCGAGTACGGCATGGGCCTGATCCTCATCACCCACGACCTCGGCGTGGTCGCCGACGTCGCCGACCACATCGCGGTGATGTACGCGGGCCGGATCGTGGAGACCGCGCCGGTCCACGAGATCTACAAACGGCCCGCGCACCCGTACACCAAGGGCCTGCTGGACTCGATCCCGCGCCTGGACCAGAAGGGCCAGGAGCTCTACGCGATCAAGGGCCTGCCCCCGAACCTGCTGCGCATCCCCACCGGCTGCGCCTTCCATCCGCGCTGCCCCCTGGCGCAGGAGGTGTGCGCCACCGACGAGCCGGAGCTGTACCGGATCAGCGCGCGGCGGGGCAGCGCCTGCCACTTCTGGAGGGAGTGCCTCGGTGAGCACCAGCGGTGA
- a CDS encoding ABC transporter permease → MPEPRNHPDEAMEPAGGTGASMGLGQDEARTLERAPGPGTGPPVPAALPGADRPRSLWSDAWRDLRRNPVFVLAALVILFLVVISVWPQLIASGNPLSCNLDNSQKGSAPGHPFGFDTQGCDVYTRVVHGARASVTVGVCATAGAALLGALLGGLAGYHGGWADAVLSRVSDIFFGIPIVLGGLVFLSVVTSTTVWPVVGFIVLLGWPQIGRIARGSVITTKQNDYVQAARALGAGTTRLLLRHIAPNAVAPVIVVATIALGTYISLEATLSYLGVGLKPPTVSWGIDISQASTQIRNAPHMLLWPAGALSVTVLAFIMLGDAVRDALDPKLR, encoded by the coding sequence ATGCCTGAGCCGCGCAACCACCCCGACGAGGCCATGGAGCCGGCCGGCGGGACGGGAGCCTCCATGGGCCTGGGGCAGGACGAGGCACGCACCCTGGAGCGGGCGCCCGGCCCCGGCACGGGACCGCCCGTCCCGGCCGCCCTCCCCGGGGCGGACCGGCCGCGCAGCCTGTGGTCGGACGCCTGGCGGGACCTGCGGCGCAACCCGGTCTTCGTGCTCGCCGCACTGGTGATCCTCTTCCTCGTCGTCATCTCCGTGTGGCCGCAGCTCATCGCCTCCGGCAACCCGCTCAGCTGCAACCTGGACAACTCCCAGAAGGGCTCCGCACCCGGCCACCCCTTCGGCTTCGACACCCAGGGGTGCGACGTCTACACCCGGGTCGTCCACGGGGCGCGCGCCTCGGTCACCGTGGGCGTCTGCGCCACCGCCGGCGCGGCCCTGCTCGGCGCGCTGCTCGGCGGCCTCGCCGGTTACCACGGCGGCTGGGCCGACGCGGTGCTGTCCCGGGTGAGCGACATCTTCTTCGGCATCCCGATCGTCCTCGGCGGCCTGGTCTTCCTGTCCGTCGTCACCAGCACCACCGTCTGGCCGGTGGTGGGCTTCATCGTGCTGCTCGGCTGGCCGCAGATCGGCCGCATCGCCCGCGGCTCGGTGATCACCACCAAGCAGAACGACTACGTCCAGGCCGCCCGCGCCCTCGGCGCCGGCACCACCCGTCTGCTGCTGCGGCACATCGCGCCCAACGCCGTCGCGCCCGTCATCGTCGTGGCGACCATCGCGCTCGGCACGTACATCTCCCTGGAGGCCACCCTGTCCTACCTCGGCGTCGGGCTGAAACCGCCCACCGTCTCCTGGGGCATCGACATCTCCCAGGCCTCCACCCAGATCCGCAACGCACCGCACATGCTGCTCTGGCCGGCCGGGGCGCTGAGCGTGACGGTGCTGGCCTTCATCATGCTCGGTGACGCGGTGCGCGACGCCCTCGACCCCAAGCTGCGCTGA
- a CDS encoding ABC transporter permease, producing the protein MLRFLVRRVLGALVILLLISAITYFLFFFLPSDPALLSCGKNCSPQNVALIRKNLGLDLPIWTQYWHFMVGVFAGRDMPIGHCPAPCFGYSFADQQLVWGTIADRYPTTLSLAIGGATVFLCVGVGLGLVSAWQQGKAFDRIASGISLVGNSVQIYFLGPIAIGLFASSWHVLDRGHDPDWSHDPWGSVQGLILPCLVMSVIFWSNYSRQTRSLMVEQLSEDHIRAARAKGMSSRYVFLRYALRGAAASIITIFGIDLTAVLGGAIITEVTFGLHGLGLLSVQAVLRSDLPLEMAVMLIGATIIVVCNIVVDAAYALIDPRIRLS; encoded by the coding sequence ATGCTGCGTTTCCTGGTACGCCGTGTGCTGGGCGCGCTGGTCATCCTGCTGCTGATCAGCGCCATCACGTACTTCCTCTTCTTCTTCCTGCCGTCCGACCCGGCGCTGCTGTCCTGCGGCAAGAACTGCAGCCCGCAGAACGTGGCGCTGATCCGCAAGAACCTCGGCCTGGACCTGCCGATCTGGACCCAGTACTGGCACTTCATGGTCGGCGTCTTCGCCGGCCGCGACATGCCCATCGGTCACTGCCCGGCGCCGTGCTTCGGCTACTCCTTCGCCGACCAGCAGCTCGTCTGGGGCACCATCGCCGACCGCTACCCGACCACGCTGTCGCTGGCGATCGGCGGCGCCACCGTGTTCCTGTGCGTCGGCGTCGGCCTCGGGCTCGTCTCCGCCTGGCAGCAGGGCAAGGCCTTCGACCGGATCGCCAGCGGCATCTCGCTGGTCGGCAACTCCGTGCAGATCTACTTCCTCGGACCTATCGCCATCGGCCTGTTCGCCAGCAGCTGGCACGTGCTGGACCGCGGCCACGACCCCGACTGGTCGCACGACCCGTGGGGTTCGGTGCAGGGGCTGATCCTGCCCTGCCTGGTGATGTCGGTCATCTTCTGGTCCAACTACAGCCGTCAGACCCGCTCGCTGATGGTGGAGCAGCTGTCCGAGGACCACATCCGGGCGGCCCGCGCCAAGGGCATGTCCTCGCGGTACGTGTTCCTGCGCTACGCGCTGCGCGGCGCCGCCGCCTCCATCATCACCATCTTCGGCATCGACCTGACCGCGGTCCTCGGCGGGGCGATCATCACCGAGGTCACCTTCGGACTGCACGGGCTCGGCCTGCTGTCCGTGCAGGCCGTGCTCCGCAGCGACCTGCCGCTGGAGATGGCCGTGATGCTGATCGGCGCCACGATCATCGTCGTCTGCAACATCGTCGTCGACGCCGCCTACGCCCTCATCGACCCGCGGATCAGGCTTTCGTGA
- a CDS encoding ABC transporter substrate-binding protein, giving the protein MRIRKARYASAFLALGALTLSAACSSGGGGGTGTGGGEGKQATVQNFGIGTAADSKGPAPEVPGAAKGGTAYDLDQAGFDYLDPGQQYVSDQLSVQLLYNRSLTGYKIDAKTGKTILVGDLATDTGKSSDGAKTWTFTLKDGLKFEDGTPVTSKDVKYGIERLFADYQTQGPQYIQKWLYGADYRKAYTGPYEGKEIPADKIDTPDDKTIVFHFLEAHADTPYAAAMPNISPVPKAKDDKQKYNNHPVATGPYKIASYKPGKELVFERNTNWDPKTDPIRNAYPDGWNFQLGIAEPGLTNRLAAEDGNDKYAVNLSGSSDPSKMQTLTTDAQYKSRTVNQYQPYVEVININTKRITDPKIRQAIMYAFPMTQVQQAFGGGAQGELGTTLISPTVAGWKKYDPFGKLDKPTGDIDKAKELLKEAGVTGKVKLSYAYSNTPRWQNVSLTIEKALEKAGFDVQRKAIDPTSYYTVVGKLDTPYDIYRTGWGADWPASSTVVPPTMDGRNLADGTNNYSFLNDDHVNSEIDRILAITDINKQNDEFRTLSEYVLKNDTSQIPFIFDKYFNIHGSGLGGVTYNEVYGTINPNTIFVKQ; this is encoded by the coding sequence ATGAGAATTCGCAAGGCGCGTTACGCCTCCGCGTTCCTGGCGTTGGGGGCTCTGACACTGTCCGCCGCGTGCAGCAGCGGTGGCGGCGGCGGGACGGGCACCGGCGGCGGCGAGGGCAAGCAGGCCACCGTGCAGAACTTCGGCATCGGCACGGCCGCCGACTCCAAGGGCCCCGCCCCGGAGGTCCCGGGGGCCGCGAAGGGCGGCACGGCGTACGACCTCGACCAGGCGGGCTTCGACTACCTGGACCCCGGCCAGCAGTACGTCAGTGACCAGCTGTCGGTCCAGCTGCTCTACAACCGCTCGCTGACCGGCTACAAGATCGACGCCAAGACCGGCAAGACGATCCTCGTGGGCGACCTCGCCACCGACACCGGCAAGTCCTCCGACGGCGCGAAGACCTGGACCTTCACCCTCAAGGACGGCCTGAAGTTCGAGGACGGCACCCCGGTCACCTCCAAGGACGTCAAGTACGGCATCGAGCGGCTCTTCGCCGACTACCAGACCCAGGGCCCGCAGTACATCCAGAAGTGGCTCTACGGCGCCGACTACCGCAAGGCGTACACCGGCCCGTACGAGGGCAAGGAGATCCCTGCGGACAAGATCGACACCCCGGACGACAAGACCATCGTCTTCCACTTCCTGGAAGCCCACGCCGACACGCCCTACGCGGCCGCGATGCCCAACATCTCGCCGGTGCCCAAGGCCAAGGACGACAAGCAGAAGTACAACAACCACCCGGTCGCGACCGGCCCGTACAAGATCGCCAGCTACAAGCCGGGCAAGGAACTGGTCTTCGAACGCAACACCAACTGGGACCCGAAGACCGACCCGATCCGCAACGCCTACCCGGACGGCTGGAACTTCCAGCTCGGCATCGCCGAGCCGGGCCTGACCAACCGGCTCGCCGCCGAGGACGGCAACGACAAGTACGCGGTGAACCTGTCCGGCTCCTCCGACCCGTCGAAGATGCAGACCCTGACGACGGACGCGCAGTACAAGTCGCGGACGGTGAACCAGTACCAGCCGTACGTCGAGGTCATCAACATCAACACCAAGCGGATCACGGATCCGAAGATCCGCCAGGCGATCATGTACGCCTTCCCCATGACCCAGGTCCAGCAGGCCTTCGGCGGCGGCGCCCAGGGCGAGCTCGGCACCACCCTGATCAGCCCGACCGTGGCCGGCTGGAAGAAGTACGACCCCTTCGGCAAGCTCGACAAGCCCACCGGTGACATCGACAAGGCCAAGGAGCTGCTGAAGGAGGCCGGGGTCACCGGCAAGGTCAAGCTCTCCTACGCCTACTCCAACACCCCGCGCTGGCAGAACGTGTCGCTGACCATCGAGAAGGCCCTGGAGAAGGCCGGCTTCGACGTCCAGCGCAAGGCCATCGACCCGACCTCGTACTACACGGTCGTCGGCAAGCTCGACACCCCGTACGACATCTACCGCACCGGCTGGGGAGCCGACTGGCCCGCCTCCTCGACCGTGGTCCCGCCGACCATGGACGGCCGCAACCTCGCCGACGGCACCAACAACTACTCGTTCCTCAACGACGATCACGTCAACTCCGAGATCGACCGCATCCTGGCGATCACGGACATCAACAAGCAGAACGACGAGTTCCGGACCCTGTCCGAGTACGTGCTGAAGAACGACACGTCGCAGATCCCGTTCATCTTCGACAAGTACTTCAACATCCACGGCTCCGGCCTCGGCGGCGTCACCTACAACGAGGTCTACGGGACGATCAACCCCAACACGATCTTCGTCAAGCAGTAG
- a CDS encoding ABC transporter ATP-binding protein has translation MSILTKTEAGPPGPGDPTPSGPFLSVRDLYVQFATEDGVVKAVDGLSFDLERGRTLGIVGESGSGKSVTNLAVLGLHNPRNTTIRGEIVLDGQELTGAPERTLERLRGRKMAMIFQDSLTALSPYYTVGRQIAEPYRKHMGASKKAARERAVEMLARVGIPQPRLRVDDFPHQFSGGMRQRAMIAMALVCDPALVIADEPTTALDVTVQAQILDLLKDLQRETGTAIIIITHDLGVVANTADDVMVMYAGRCVERGTVREILKTPEHPYSWGLLASIPRLSAPVDLPLSPIPGTPPSLLNPPSGCPFHPRCTFTEEVGGGRCATERPGIPEGERRGSACHLGQDRKREIFAGQIQPRLGGGAR, from the coding sequence TTGAGCATCCTCACCAAGACCGAGGCGGGGCCGCCCGGCCCCGGGGACCCGACGCCGTCCGGGCCGTTCCTGTCGGTCCGTGACCTGTACGTGCAGTTCGCCACCGAGGACGGCGTGGTCAAGGCCGTCGACGGGCTCTCCTTCGACCTGGAGCGCGGCAGGACCCTGGGCATCGTCGGCGAGTCCGGCTCCGGCAAGTCGGTCACCAACCTGGCGGTCCTCGGTCTGCACAACCCCCGCAACACCACCATCCGCGGCGAGATCGTGCTGGACGGGCAGGAGCTGACGGGCGCCCCCGAACGGACCCTGGAACGGCTGCGCGGCCGGAAGATGGCGATGATCTTCCAGGACTCGCTGACCGCGCTCTCCCCGTACTACACGGTCGGCCGGCAGATCGCCGAGCCGTACAGGAAGCACATGGGCGCCTCGAAGAAGGCCGCCCGGGAGCGGGCGGTCGAGATGCTCGCCCGGGTGGGCATCCCGCAGCCGCGGCTGCGGGTGGACGACTTCCCGCACCAGTTCTCCGGGGGCATGCGGCAGCGCGCGATGATCGCGATGGCGCTGGTCTGCGACCCGGCGCTGGTCATCGCGGACGAGCCGACGACGGCCCTGGACGTCACCGTGCAGGCGCAGATCCTCGACCTGCTGAAGGACCTGCAGCGGGAGACGGGCACGGCGATCATCATCATCACCCACGACCTGGGCGTGGTGGCCAACACGGCGGACGACGTGATGGTGATGTACGCGGGGCGCTGCGTGGAGCGCGGCACCGTGCGCGAGATCCTGAAGACGCCCGAGCACCCCTACTCCTGGGGCCTGCTGGCCTCCATCCCACGACTGTCGGCGCCGGTGGACCTGCCCCTGTCCCCGATCCCCGGCACCCCGCCCAGCCTGCTCAACCCGCCCTCGGGGTGTCCCTTCCATCCGCGGTGCACCTTCACCGAGGAGGTCGGCGGCGGGCGCTGCGCCACCGAGCGGCCCGGCATCCCCGAGGGCGAGCGGCGCGGCTCCGCCTGCCACCTGGGCCAGGACCGGAAGCGGGAGATCTTCGCCGGGCAGATCCAGCCGCGGCTGGGCGGAGGTGCGCGGTGA
- a CDS encoding dipeptide ABC transporter ATP-binding protein, whose protein sequence is MSTSGEPVLQVRGLYKHFPLTQGILFKRQIGAVKAVDGVDLDLYRGETLGVVGESGCGKSTVARLLVHLERATRGQILYKGQDITKLSGRALKAVRRNIQMVFQDPYTSLNPRMTVGDIVGEPYQIHPEVAPKGDRRRRVQELLDVVGLNPEHLNRYPHQFSGGQRQRIGIARGLALRPEVIVADEPVSALDVSVQAQVVNLMEKLQDEFDLSYIFIAHDLSIVRHISDRVAVMYLGRIIETGDGTQIYDHPTHPYTQALLSAVPVPDPGAREHRERIILSGDVPSPANPPSGCRFRTRCWKAQERCTLEVPALAVPAVFRGVDSPAAHDSACHFAEEKTVVPPEPPGE, encoded by the coding sequence GTGAGCACCAGCGGTGAGCCCGTGCTCCAGGTGCGCGGGCTGTACAAGCACTTCCCGCTCACCCAGGGGATCCTCTTCAAACGGCAGATCGGTGCGGTGAAGGCGGTCGACGGCGTCGACCTCGACCTGTACCGGGGTGAGACCCTGGGCGTCGTAGGCGAGTCCGGGTGCGGCAAGTCCACCGTGGCCCGGCTGCTGGTCCACCTGGAGCGGGCCACCCGGGGGCAGATCCTGTACAAGGGGCAGGACATCACCAAGCTGTCGGGACGGGCCCTGAAGGCCGTGCGCCGGAACATCCAGATGGTCTTCCAGGACCCGTACACCTCGCTCAATCCGCGGATGACGGTCGGCGACATCGTCGGCGAGCCGTACCAGATCCACCCCGAGGTGGCCCCGAAGGGCGACCGGCGCCGCCGGGTGCAGGAGCTGCTGGACGTCGTCGGCCTCAACCCGGAGCACCTCAACCGCTATCCGCACCAGTTCTCCGGCGGCCAGCGGCAGCGCATCGGCATCGCCCGCGGGCTGGCGCTGCGGCCCGAGGTGATCGTCGCCGACGAGCCGGTCTCGGCGCTGGACGTCTCGGTGCAGGCGCAGGTCGTCAACCTGATGGAGAAGCTGCAGGACGAGTTCGACCTCTCCTACATCTTCATCGCGCATGACCTGTCGATCGTCCGGCACATCTCGGACCGGGTGGCGGTGATGTACCTCGGGCGGATCATCGAGACCGGCGACGGCACCCAGATCTACGACCACCCGACCCACCCGTACACCCAGGCGCTGCTGTCGGCGGTGCCGGTGCCCGACCCCGGGGCGCGCGAGCACCGCGAGCGCATCATCCTGAGCGGTGACGTCCCGTCGCCGGCCAACCCGCCGTCCGGCTGCCGCTTCCGCACCCGCTGCTGGAAGGCGCAGGAACGCTGCACGCTGGAGGTGCCGGCACTGGCGGTGCCCGCGGTGTTCCGCGGTGTGGACTCCCCGGCGGCGCACGACAGCGCCTGCCACTTCGCCGAGGAGAAGACGGTGGTGCCGCCCGAGCCGCCGGGCGAGTGA
- a CDS encoding dipeptide ABC transporter ATP-binding protein yields the protein MSPLLEVTGLRKYFPVRGGFLIKRHVADVRAVDGIDLAIAEGESLGLVGESGCGKSTTGRLVTRLLEPTAGRIDYRGRDITHASRKELAPIRSEIQMIFQDPYASLNPRQTVGHIVSAPLEINGINPPGGREKRVRELLETVGLNPEHYNRFPHEFSGGQRQRIGVARALALEPKLIVADEPVSALDVSIQAQVVNLLQRLQRELGIAFLFIAHDLAVVRHFSQRVAVMYLGRIVEVGDRRDIYERPRHPYTHALLSASPEPDPDEREANERIRLAGDVPSPVSPPSGCRFRTRCWKAQDKCATEEPPLVRLEGNREGHLSACHFPEEPTTAARGEDVVLDPALAAAEETPADRTL from the coding sequence ATGAGCCCGCTGCTCGAAGTGACCGGACTGCGCAAGTACTTCCCCGTGCGGGGCGGCTTCCTGATCAAGCGCCACGTGGCGGACGTGCGGGCCGTCGACGGGATCGACCTCGCCATCGCCGAGGGCGAGAGCCTGGGCCTGGTCGGCGAGTCGGGCTGCGGCAAGTCCACCACCGGGCGGCTGGTGACCCGGCTGCTGGAGCCCACCGCGGGACGGATCGACTACCGGGGCCGGGACATCACGCACGCCTCGCGCAAGGAGCTGGCCCCGATCCGCTCCGAGATCCAGATGATCTTCCAGGACCCGTACGCCTCGCTCAACCCGCGGCAGACCGTCGGGCACATCGTGTCGGCACCGCTGGAGATCAACGGGATCAACCCGCCGGGCGGCCGCGAGAAGCGGGTGCGCGAGCTGCTGGAGACCGTGGGCCTCAACCCCGAGCACTACAACCGCTTCCCGCACGAGTTCTCCGGGGGGCAGCGGCAGCGCATCGGGGTGGCCCGGGCGCTGGCGCTGGAGCCCAAGCTCATCGTGGCGGACGAGCCGGTGTCGGCGCTGGACGTGTCGATCCAGGCCCAGGTGGTCAACCTGCTGCAGCGTCTGCAGCGGGAACTGGGGATCGCCTTCCTCTTCATCGCCCACGACCTCGCGGTGGTGCGGCACTTCTCGCAGCGCGTGGCCGTGATGTACCTCGGGCGGATCGTGGAGGTCGGCGACCGCCGGGACATCTACGAACGGCCCCGCCACCCGTACACCCACGCCCTGCTGTCCGCCTCGCCCGAGCCGGACCCGGACGAGCGGGAGGCGAACGAGCGGATCCGGCTCGCCGGCGACGTGCCCTCGCCCGTCTCCCCGCCGTCCGGCTGCCGCTTCCGCACGCGCTGCTGGAAGGCGCAGGACAAGTGCGCGACCGAGGAACCGCCCCTGGTACGCCTGGAGGGGAACCGGGAGGGGCACCTGAGCGCGTGCCACTTCCCCGAGGAACCGACGACCGCGGCACGCGGCGAGGACGTCGTCCTCGACCCCGCGCTCGCCGCGGCCGAGGAGACGCCCGCCGACAGGACCCTTTGA
- a CDS encoding ABC transporter permease, which produces MSSPSTAANRPEPVPAEAPAPVEGTGKEPSELVGRSPGRLAWLRFRRDRTGMVCAGVVLFYLVVALAAPLISKVYGKNPYELYGQDLGLLNSYGIPLKPNGGIDGDFWFGLEPQLGRDVFTLLIYGIRTSLGIALAVTTVSVVVGVLIGLVQGYLGGRTDYFMGRFSDLMLSFPQQLFFIAFTPVIVALFVSPRDEEPTYVRIAALVVVQFVLGWMSVGRLVRAQVLSLREREFIEAARISGASSARIIRRELLPNIWSTILVQSTLLLPVNVTAEAGLSYLGVGILPPTPDWGLMFQQAAAYYESDVTFMFFPGIAMVIFVVAFNLLGDSVRDALDPKTVR; this is translated from the coding sequence ATGTCCAGTCCGAGCACGGCCGCGAACCGGCCGGAACCCGTTCCGGCAGAGGCGCCCGCCCCCGTCGAGGGCACCGGCAAGGAACCCTCCGAACTCGTGGGGCGCTCCCCGGGCCGGCTCGCCTGGCTGCGCTTCCGCCGCGACCGCACCGGAATGGTCTGCGCCGGCGTCGTGCTCTTCTACCTCGTCGTGGCGCTGGCCGCGCCGCTGATCTCCAAGGTGTACGGCAAGAACCCCTACGAGCTGTACGGCCAGGACCTGGGCCTGCTCAACAGCTACGGGATCCCGCTCAAGCCCAACGGCGGCATCGACGGCGACTTCTGGTTCGGGCTCGAACCCCAACTCGGCCGGGACGTGTTCACCCTGCTCATCTACGGGATCCGCACCTCGCTGGGCATCGCACTCGCCGTGACCACGGTCTCCGTCGTCGTCGGCGTGCTCATCGGGCTCGTCCAGGGGTATCTCGGCGGGCGCACCGACTACTTCATGGGCCGGTTCTCGGACCTGATGCTGTCCTTCCCGCAGCAGTTGTTCTTCATCGCCTTCACGCCGGTGATCGTGGCCCTCTTCGTCTCCCCGCGCGACGAGGAGCCGACCTACGTGCGCATCGCGGCGCTGGTCGTCGTCCAGTTCGTCCTCGGCTGGATGAGCGTGGGCCGGCTGGTGCGCGCCCAGGTGCTGAGCCTGCGCGAGCGCGAGTTCATCGAGGCCGCGAGGATCAGCGGCGCCTCGTCGGCGCGGATCATCCGCAGGGAACTGCTGCCGAACATCTGGTCCACGATCCTGGTCCAGTCGACCCTGCTGCTCCCGGTGAACGTCACCGCCGAGGCGGGCCTTTCCTATCTCGGCGTCGGAATCCTGCCGCCCACCCCGGACTGGGGACTGATGTTCCAGCAGGCCGCGGCGTACTACGAATCCGACGTCACCTTCATGTTCTTCCCCGGCATCGCCATGGTGATTTTCGTGGTCGCCTTCAACCTGCTCGGGGATTCGGTCCGGGACGCACTCGACCCCAAGACCGTGCGCTAG